The following coding sequences are from one Natrarchaeobius halalkaliphilus window:
- a CDS encoding Tm-1-like ATP-binding domain-containing protein has translation MTVVIVGTVDTKGEEIGFARDVLEAEGVEVHVVDTGVMGEPSFEPDTSADAVARAADTTLESLREDADRGRSMGAMSEGAAAVVERLHETGDLDGVLGLGGSGNTSIATTAMRALPVGVPKLMVSTMASGDVEPYVGAKDVTLMYSVADIEGLNRLSQRVIANAALAMVGMVTNEPDVEISDAPTIGMTMFGVTTPCVQTAREYLEEQGYETIVFHATGTGGTAMENLIRQGVIDGVLDVTTTEWADEFVGGVLNAGPDRLDAAAETGTPQVVSTGALDMVNFGPRESVPDEFEGREFHIHNPQVTLMRTTPEENAEIGEIIAEKLSAATGPTALFLPLEGVSMIDVEGEDFHDPEADAALFDALRTGLGENVERIELETDVNDDEFALAMAKKLDEYMRETGRA, from the coding sequence ATGACGGTCGTTATCGTCGGAACGGTCGATACGAAAGGCGAGGAGATCGGTTTCGCCCGGGACGTCCTCGAGGCCGAAGGGGTCGAGGTTCACGTCGTCGACACGGGGGTCATGGGCGAGCCGTCGTTCGAGCCGGACACGTCCGCCGACGCGGTGGCTCGAGCCGCGGATACCACGCTCGAATCTCTGCGCGAGGACGCCGACCGCGGGCGGTCGATGGGTGCCATGAGCGAGGGGGCGGCCGCCGTCGTCGAGCGCCTCCACGAAACGGGCGACTTAGACGGCGTGCTCGGACTCGGCGGCTCGGGGAACACGTCCATCGCGACGACGGCGATGCGGGCGCTTCCCGTCGGCGTGCCGAAGCTGATGGTGTCGACGATGGCGTCGGGCGACGTCGAACCGTACGTCGGCGCGAAGGACGTGACGTTGATGTACTCCGTCGCGGACATCGAGGGACTCAACCGGCTGTCCCAGCGGGTGATCGCCAACGCGGCGCTCGCGATGGTCGGCATGGTCACCAACGAACCGGACGTCGAGATCTCGGATGCGCCAACGATCGGAATGACGATGTTCGGCGTTACCACGCCGTGCGTCCAGACGGCGAGGGAGTACCTCGAAGAACAGGGATACGAGACGATCGTCTTCCACGCGACCGGAACCGGCGGTACCGCGATGGAGAATCTCATTCGTCAGGGGGTCATCGACGGCGTTCTGGACGTCACGACCACCGAGTGGGCGGACGAGTTCGTCGGCGGCGTTCTGAACGCCGGCCCCGATCGTCTCGACGCCGCCGCGGAGACGGGGACGCCGCAGGTGGTCTCGACCGGCGCGCTCGATATGGTCAACTTCGGTCCGAGAGAGTCGGTTCCGGACGAGTTCGAGGGCAGAGAGTTCCACATTCACAATCCGCAGGTGACGTTGATGCGGACGACGCCGGAGGAGAACGCCGAAATCGGGGAGATCATCGCCGAGAAGCTCTCGGCCGCGACCGGTCCGACGGCCCTGTTCCTGCCGCTCGAGGGCGTCTCCATGATCGACGTCGAAGGCGAGGATTTTCACGACCCCGAAGCGGACGCGGCGCTGTTCGACGCGCTGCGGACGGGGCTCGGAGAGAACGTCGAACGGATCGAACTCGAGACCGACGTCAACGACGACGAGTTCGCGCTGGCGATGGCGAAGAAACTCGACGAGTACATGCGCGAGACCGGTCGCGCGTAG
- a CDS encoding substrate-binding domain-containing protein gives MGNESHTQENGAGTASNSRRHVLKAMGASGAVALAGCAGEGNGNGTNGNGNGNGNGDADTAPMGNYPIDGDTATYGFHGPLSGELAPDGVEQERGFELAIEHLNNGEGWADELDALSGDGVLGYEIDYVTGDSAGDEETSIDNIERMIDRDGIQFWTGGVSSGVCQALQPIAQREHVPFLSSISQDNEITGENCHRYHFRPSIGAELTARGLAEVLPDLLGENREYYQIYLDYSYGISNRESMESYMDDYGWEELGASPLPLGELDHSTAIADLDDSGADVLIFTTFGEAMANGLNQLDDAGLLDDIDIVIPLISAFSMEPAGGNAEGVYGATNWHANASDELDGQAAELSDMFVEDYQDEYGEMPGQAAIEAYDNVMVYSSVVESVGTFHPQTVVEELEGFSWDHGIGAMEFRECDHQAQRPVYVCEGLSEAEQEETGLFLDLLEIVPGEDAIYDCDHFPASECDMPGYQ, from the coding sequence ATGGGTAACGAGAGTCACACCCAGGAGAACGGTGCAGGTACAGCTTCGAACTCCCGGCGTCACGTCCTCAAAGCGATGGGTGCTTCGGGTGCCGTCGCGTTAGCGGGATGTGCCGGGGAAGGTAACGGGAACGGAACGAATGGAAACGGAAACGGAAACGGAAACGGAGACGCTGATACGGCTCCGATGGGCAATTATCCAATCGACGGGGATACAGCGACGTACGGGTTCCACGGTCCGTTGAGCGGGGAACTGGCCCCCGACGGAGTCGAGCAAGAGCGTGGCTTCGAGCTCGCGATCGAGCACCTCAACAACGGCGAGGGGTGGGCCGATGAACTGGATGCCTTAAGCGGGGACGGTGTTCTGGGGTACGAGATCGATTACGTGACAGGCGACTCCGCTGGTGACGAAGAGACGTCGATCGACAATATCGAACGGATGATCGATCGCGACGGCATCCAGTTCTGGACTGGCGGCGTTTCGAGTGGTGTCTGTCAGGCGCTGCAGCCGATTGCCCAGCGGGAGCACGTTCCGTTCTTAAGCAGTATCTCACAGGACAACGAAATCACCGGCGAGAACTGCCACCGTTACCACTTCCGGCCGTCGATCGGTGCCGAACTGACCGCTCGCGGATTGGCGGAGGTGCTGCCGGATCTTCTGGGTGAGAACAGAGAGTACTACCAGATCTATCTGGATTACTCCTACGGAATCTCGAACCGCGAGTCGATGGAATCGTACATGGACGATTACGGATGGGAGGAACTCGGAGCCAGCCCGTTGCCGCTGGGCGAACTGGATCACAGTACGGCGATCGCCGATCTGGACGATTCGGGGGCGGACGTCCTTATTTTTACGACGTTCGGGGAAGCGATGGCCAACGGACTCAACCAGCTGGACGACGCCGGGTTGCTAGACGATATCGATATCGTGATCCCGCTAATCAGCGCCTTTTCCATGGAACCCGCGGGCGGAAACGCCGAAGGCGTGTACGGGGCCACGAACTGGCACGCGAACGCCTCCGACGAACTCGACGGGCAGGCTGCCGAACTGTCCGATATGTTCGTCGAGGACTATCAGGACGAGTACGGCGAGATGCCCGGTCAGGCCGCGATAGAAGCCTACGACAACGTGATGGTGTACTCGTCCGTCGTCGAGAGCGTCGGAACCTTCCACCCACAGACGGTCGTCGAGGAGCTAGAAGGGTTCTCGTGGGACCACGGAATCGGTGCGATGGAGTTCCGCGAATGTGACCACCAAGCACAACGGCCGGTGTATGTCTGCGAAGGCCTCTCTGAAGCGGAGCAAGAAGAGACGGGTCTGTTCTTGGACCTGCTCGAGATCGTTCCCGGAGAAGACGCCATCTACGACTGCGATCACTTCCCCGCGAGCGAGTGCGACATGCCCGGATATCAATGA
- a CDS encoding branched-chain amino acid ABC transporter permease: MSQETVSEQVDEAPLFSWESWDRIKYSEGFVFAATTAFVLLWSWLFSRAPITSELGGYHSLATTMLIWGIFALGFNLLLGQTGLLSFGHAMFWGGGGYAAAIFAIHISGDPILVLVVGTLFTLLLAVVTGVIALRLHAVYFAIITLAMGQLLYYLATSPLRPITGGRNGLTGVQIEQLFGIAYLQEPLPGVFGELWVNYEYLFIALVFVLVVVFVNRVRKSPYGLIFRAIRENERRTSFVGLNVWRYKFAAFLMSAGIAGLAGSLYTIESQFAGLSSLYWFTSGEVVIMSVLGGVGSLFGPVLGAILYLYFEGVVDGVAIIGRYWLLMLAVVFTAIVWAYPDGIWGMIKSGGAKVRAKLET, encoded by the coding sequence ATGAGCCAGGAAACCGTCTCCGAACAGGTGGACGAAGCTCCGCTGTTCAGCTGGGAGTCGTGGGATCGAATCAAGTACTCGGAGGGATTCGTCTTCGCCGCGACTACGGCGTTCGTGCTGCTCTGGTCGTGGCTGTTCTCGAGGGCGCCGATCACCAGCGAACTCGGCGGTTATCACAGTCTTGCGACGACCATGTTGATCTGGGGCATCTTCGCACTCGGATTTAACCTCTTGCTCGGCCAAACCGGTCTCCTTTCGTTCGGTCACGCAATGTTCTGGGGCGGCGGCGGATACGCGGCGGCTATCTTCGCAATTCACATCTCCGGCGACCCGATACTCGTCCTCGTTGTCGGCACGCTGTTTACGCTGTTGCTGGCGGTCGTTACCGGAGTCATCGCGCTCCGGTTACACGCAGTGTACTTCGCGATCATCACGCTCGCGATGGGACAGCTCCTGTACTACCTTGCGACGTCGCCGTTGCGGCCCATTACCGGCGGCCGAAATGGCCTCACAGGCGTGCAGATCGAACAACTCTTCGGCATCGCATACCTTCAGGAACCGTTGCCGGGAGTGTTCGGCGAACTCTGGGTCAACTACGAATACCTGTTCATCGCTCTCGTTTTCGTTCTCGTCGTGGTCTTCGTCAATCGCGTCCGGAAGTCTCCGTACGGCCTCATCTTCCGGGCCATTCGCGAGAACGAACGACGAACGTCGTTCGTCGGATTGAACGTCTGGCGGTACAAGTTCGCCGCCTTCCTCATGTCGGCCGGAATCGCCGGCCTCGCGGGAAGTCTCTACACGATCGAATCGCAGTTTGCCGGACTCTCGTCGCTGTACTGGTTCACGAGCGGCGAAGTCGTCATCATGAGCGTTCTCGGCGGCGTCGGATCGCTGTTCGGTCCGGTACTGGGCGCCATCCTTTACCTCTACTTCGAAGGGGTCGTCGACGGCGTCGCGATCATCGGACGGTACTGGCTCCTGATGCTTGCGGTGGTGTTCACCGCGATCGTCTGGGCGTATCCGGACGGCATCTGGGGAATGATCAAAAGCGGTGGCGCAAAGGTACGAGCAAAACTCGAAACATGA
- a CDS encoding ABC transporter ATP-binding protein, whose protein sequence is MTLLKTRNLTKDFGGLTAVEEVDIDVQQEELISVIGPNGAGKSTLINLITGMLAPTDGDIVYDGTSITGLDPHEITQLGVGRSFQTASIFPELSVRDNVDIASFASRHGEFSVNFFRRQERYDGVSQRTMDALEAVDLVEEVDTVANSLPYGDKRRLEVAIGLATDPDLIFMDEPTAGMSPAETNMTTDLIEDMRTDWGITVVLVEHDMDIVFEVSDRIFVMNRGSLIASGSPDDIRGNPDVQAAYLGGDVA, encoded by the coding sequence ATGACGCTACTCAAAACACGAAATCTGACGAAAGACTTCGGCGGACTCACCGCCGTCGAGGAGGTCGACATCGACGTCCAACAGGAGGAACTGATCTCGGTTATCGGGCCGAACGGTGCCGGAAAATCGACGCTCATCAATCTGATAACGGGGATGCTTGCACCCACCGACGGCGACATCGTATACGACGGGACGTCGATCACGGGTCTGGACCCCCACGAAATCACGCAATTGGGCGTCGGTCGTTCGTTTCAGACGGCGTCCATCTTCCCCGAACTGAGTGTACGTGATAACGTGGACATCGCGTCGTTCGCGTCCCGACACGGGGAATTCTCGGTAAACTTCTTTCGCCGACAGGAACGCTACGACGGCGTTAGCCAGCGCACGATGGACGCCCTCGAGGCAGTCGATCTGGTCGAGGAGGTCGACACAGTAGCCAACTCCCTGCCGTACGGGGACAAGCGACGCCTCGAGGTCGCCATCGGGCTCGCGACCGATCCCGACCTGATCTTCATGGACGAGCCGACGGCGGGTATGTCGCCCGCGGAAACAAATATGACGACCGATCTTATCGAAGACATGCGGACTGACTGGGGTATCACGGTGGTACTCGTCGAGCACGATATGGACATCGTGTTCGAGGTGTCCGATCGGATCTTCGTGATGAATCGCGGCTCGCTGATCGCGAGCGGATCTCCCGACGATATTAGAGGAAACCCGGACGTTCAGGCTGCGTATCTCGGGGGTGACGTCGCGTGA
- a CDS encoding branched-chain amino acid ABC transporter permease has translation MIESAIRFVYLSLSIASVYILVAIGFSIAYGSLKFVNMAHGALYLLGAYIGLFIAFEPTVGGTLGNYSPIGLALGFTAAIVLVPIILFGIGVVMERLIAKPFYERDMLDQLLVTFGILIIIQELVAVLVGRGGLSYARPDWATGAVSVSGIVSASRWRLIVIALTALFLILLYAFYKYTDFGLAVRAGTEDAEMVEMLGIKISRPFALIFAIGAGYAGLAGILGGSIFTVQPEIGLDILIPALLVVVMGGVGSITGTILAGLLVGATFTATASVYPEMATASIFLLAIIVLSIKPSGLFGTDEVVA, from the coding sequence ATGATAGAATCGGCAATCAGATTCGTGTATCTGAGTTTAAGTATAGCGTCGGTGTATATCCTCGTCGCGATCGGCTTTTCGATCGCGTACGGGTCGCTCAAGTTCGTCAATATGGCGCACGGAGCCCTATACCTGTTGGGCGCCTACATCGGCCTTTTTATCGCGTTCGAACCGACCGTGGGTGGAACCCTTGGCAATTACTCTCCGATCGGTCTCGCCCTCGGGTTTACTGCGGCGATCGTCCTGGTCCCAATTATTCTCTTCGGAATCGGCGTCGTGATGGAGCGTCTAATCGCGAAGCCGTTCTACGAGCGGGACATGCTAGATCAACTCCTCGTAACGTTTGGGATATTGATAATAATTCAGGAACTCGTCGCGGTCCTCGTCGGACGGGGCGGGCTCAGCTACGCACGCCCCGACTGGGCTACTGGTGCGGTTTCCGTTTCAGGGATCGTCTCGGCCTCGCGGTGGCGACTCATCGTTATCGCTCTGACAGCGCTGTTTCTCATCTTGCTTTACGCGTTCTACAAGTACACCGACTTCGGACTCGCCGTTCGAGCGGGAACGGAGGACGCCGAGATGGTCGAGATGCTCGGAATCAAGATCAGTCGACCGTTCGCACTCATCTTCGCGATCGGTGCAGGGTACGCCGGACTGGCAGGAATTCTAGGCGGCTCGATCTTTACGGTCCAGCCCGAGATCGGCCTCGATATCCTCATTCCGGCGCTGCTCGTCGTCGTTATGGGTGGCGTTGGTAGCATCACAGGTACTATTCTGGCCGGATTGCTCGTCGGGGCGACCTTCACTGCCACGGCGTCGGTCTATCCGGAGATGGCCACAGCTAGCATCTTCCTGCTGGCGATTATCGTCCTCAGTATCAAGCCATCGGGTCTCTTCGGCACCGACGAGGTGGTCGCATGA
- a CDS encoding cupin domain-containing protein gives MSGKTFVRSEDVSTQVFDWGTIKWMTRPDVTGSERFSAGIVNLDPGSGHELHTHPDSDELLFVISGTGEQVVGDETREIGPGELVYVPENVEHGTMNTGWVPLQLLAVYAPAGPEEVLADLPDCEIVPPGEIPSRSG, from the coding sequence ATGTCCGGGAAAACGTTCGTTAGGAGTGAAGACGTATCGACGCAGGTGTTCGACTGGGGAACGATAAAGTGGATGACTCGGCCAGATGTGACCGGCTCCGAGCGGTTCAGTGCAGGAATCGTCAATCTGGATCCTGGAAGTGGACACGAACTTCACACTCATCCTGATAGCGACGAGCTCCTCTTCGTCATCAGCGGAACGGGCGAGCAAGTCGTCGGCGACGAAACGCGCGAGATCGGTCCGGGAGAGCTGGTGTACGTTCCCGAAAACGTCGAACACGGAACGATGAATACGGGATGGGTACCATTGCAACTGCTCGCCGTGTACGCGCCGGCCGGTCCCGAGGAGGTACTGGCGGATCTTCCGGACTGCGAGATCGTTCCGCCCGGCGAGATACCCAGTCGATCCGGCTAA
- a CDS encoding phosphoenolpyruvate hydrolase family protein yields MQFPREKSLERLRSVVESGQPIIGAGAGTGISAKFAEQGGVDLLIIYNSGRYRMNGRGSLAGLLPYGDANEIVVEMGHEVLPVVEDTPVLAGVNGTDPFRQMDVFVEDLKRRGFSGVQNFPTVGLFEEGTQFRRNIEETGMGYDKEVDMIQEAAEQDMLTCPYVFTEEQAREMAEAGADVVVSHMGLTTSGDIGAETSLGLEEAAERVQAHHDAAKAVNDDIIVICHGGPIAWPDDAEYVLHNTDGVVGFFGASSLERLPTEEAIRNQAREFKEIEF; encoded by the coding sequence ATGCAGTTCCCACGGGAGAAATCACTCGAGCGGCTACGTTCGGTGGTAGAGAGCGGCCAACCGATAATCGGCGCTGGTGCGGGAACGGGGATCTCGGCGAAGTTCGCTGAGCAGGGCGGCGTCGACCTCCTGATAATCTACAACTCCGGGCGGTACCGGATGAACGGACGAGGGTCACTGGCCGGGTTGCTACCCTACGGCGACGCGAACGAGATCGTCGTCGAGATGGGACACGAGGTGTTGCCGGTCGTCGAGGACACGCCCGTCCTCGCCGGCGTCAACGGAACCGATCCGTTCCGACAGATGGACGTCTTCGTCGAGGACCTCAAACGGCGCGGGTTCTCCGGCGTTCAGAACTTTCCGACCGTCGGCCTCTTCGAGGAGGGAACGCAGTTCCGTCGGAACATCGAGGAGACCGGAATGGGATACGACAAGGAGGTCGACATGATTCAGGAAGCAGCCGAACAGGACATGCTGACGTGTCCCTACGTGTTCACCGAGGAGCAAGCGCGCGAAATGGCCGAAGCGGGTGCCGACGTCGTCGTCTCGCACATGGGGTTGACGACGTCGGGTGACATCGGTGCCGAAACGTCCCTCGGACTGGAGGAAGCCGCCGAGCGCGTTCAGGCACACCACGACGCCGCCAAAGCGGTTAATGACGACATCATCGTCATCTGTCACGGCGGGCCGATCGCCTGGCCGGACGACGCCGAGTACGTGCTGCACAACACCGACGGCGTGGTCGGATTCTTCGGCGCGTCCAGCCTCGAGCGGCTCCCGACGGAGGAGGCGATTCGAAACCAGGCCCGCGAGTTCAAGGAAATCGAGTTCTGA
- a CDS encoding alcohol dehydrogenase catalytic domain-containing protein: MRAVQVESAGGSFDCVDRERPAPGDGEVRLEVEACGVCHSDSYVKEGNWDGITYPRIPGHEIVGRVDAVGSDVETWEPGTRAGVGWHGSHCFTCDPCRRGRFINCRHEQITGIDRDGGYAEYVVASAEALARVPEELDSTAAAPLLCAGVSTYRSLQLADTRDGDVVGIQGIGGLGHLGIQFASAAGFETVAISRGTEKRELAHALGADHYVDARSRDPGDELANLGGASVVLATAPNSRAIQSVVSGLGVGGELITLGVPDESVDVDVLELIDNQRSITGWSSGTAADSEDALAFSALHDVAPKVERYPLEEADVAYDRMKSGDARFRVVLEP; encoded by the coding sequence ATGAGAGCCGTTCAGGTCGAGTCGGCGGGCGGATCGTTCGATTGCGTCGACCGGGAGCGACCAGCCCCCGGCGACGGCGAGGTGCGTCTCGAGGTCGAGGCGTGCGGCGTCTGTCACAGCGACTCGTACGTCAAGGAGGGGAACTGGGACGGAATCACGTACCCGCGGATTCCGGGTCACGAGATCGTCGGTCGCGTCGACGCCGTCGGATCGGACGTCGAGACCTGGGAGCCGGGCACCCGAGCAGGGGTCGGCTGGCACGGGAGCCACTGTTTCACCTGCGATCCGTGTCGACGAGGACGCTTCATCAACTGCCGCCACGAGCAGATCACCGGTATCGATCGGGACGGGGGCTACGCCGAGTACGTGGTCGCGTCGGCCGAAGCGCTCGCTCGCGTTCCCGAGGAACTGGATTCGACGGCGGCCGCACCGCTGCTCTGTGCGGGCGTCAGCACGTACAGATCGCTCCAGCTTGCCGACACGCGGGACGGAGACGTCGTCGGTATCCAGGGCATCGGTGGACTCGGTCACCTCGGTATTCAGTTCGCGAGCGCCGCCGGATTCGAAACCGTCGCGATCTCCCGTGGGACCGAAAAGCGCGAGCTCGCGCACGCACTCGGTGCGGATCACTACGTCGACGCCCGATCGCGGGATCCGGGAGACGAACTCGCGAATCTGGGAGGTGCGTCGGTCGTCCTGGCGACTGCGCCGAACAGCCGGGCGATCCAGTCCGTCGTCTCCGGGCTCGGCGTCGGCGGGGAACTGATCACGCTCGGCGTTCCCGACGAGTCGGTCGACGTCGACGTGCTGGAACTGATCGACAATCAGCGATCGATCACGGGCTGGTCGTCGGGAACCGCAGCGGATTCGGAAGATGCGCTCGCGTTCAGCGCGCTCCACGACGTCGCGCCGAAGGTGGAGCGGTACCCACTCGAGGAGGCCGACGTCGCCTACGACCGCATGAAAAGCGGTGACGCCAGGTTCCGCGTCGTCCTCGAACCGTAA
- a CDS encoding outer membrane protein assembly factor BamB family protein has translation MAEITRRALLQSVPISVAGLSGCVARSDGSHPVSEPPTDWPSFRLDQRNTGYAKGAQEVSDEPSVEWTFETGDDVWGSPVVVDGTVYVGSADNYLYALDASSGEESWRFQTGHRVEGSPAVGDGTVYVGSYDQSIYALDAATGEKRWEYEANGLIRGSPTVTDQAVYIGVGCFNLACEWYATEDSESEEPADDEPPEVGWIYSLDPETGETNWRYEVGSEAVSTPAVNDGTVYVGSSDEYLYAIDAATGEEKWTYEAADWIWSSPAVAFGTVYVGDFDGNVVAVDESTGEEQWTYNTFGAYLSSSPAVDDDTVYIGVVPANYPQGGERNDAEVVAIDRRNGGERWSFETDVLEIGSSPVVTDERVYIGSHSPVESEPTGVHALTTDGDERWLFEVGERGVGSSPALVDGVLYFGGVDNRVYALE, from the coding sequence ATGGCTGAAATTACGCGACGAGCGCTCCTTCAATCGGTTCCGATTTCCGTCGCCGGTCTGTCAGGGTGCGTCGCACGAAGCGACGGTAGTCACCCCGTTTCCGAGCCGCCCACCGACTGGCCGTCGTTTCGCCTAGATCAGCGAAATACGGGCTACGCGAAGGGGGCACAGGAGGTGAGCGACGAACCGTCCGTCGAGTGGACGTTCGAAACCGGTGACGACGTCTGGGGAAGTCCGGTGGTCGTCGACGGAACCGTCTACGTCGGGAGTGCGGACAACTACCTGTACGCGCTGGACGCATCCTCCGGGGAAGAGAGCTGGCGGTTTCAAACCGGCCACCGGGTCGAAGGATCCCCGGCGGTCGGCGACGGGACCGTCTACGTCGGCTCGTACGATCAGTCCATCTACGCACTCGACGCGGCCACCGGGGAAAAACGGTGGGAGTACGAGGCGAACGGACTCATCCGCGGGAGTCCGACCGTTACGGATCAAGCGGTCTACATCGGCGTCGGCTGCTTCAACCTCGCGTGCGAGTGGTACGCCACGGAGGATTCGGAATCCGAAGAGCCGGCTGACGACGAACCGCCGGAAGTCGGGTGGATTTACTCGCTGGATCCGGAGACGGGCGAGACGAACTGGCGCTACGAGGTCGGAAGCGAAGCCGTCAGTACGCCCGCGGTCAACGACGGGACCGTCTACGTCGGAAGTTCGGACGAGTATCTGTACGCGATCGATGCGGCGACCGGCGAGGAGAAGTGGACGTACGAAGCCGCCGACTGGATCTGGTCCAGCCCGGCGGTTGCATTCGGCACCGTTTACGTCGGCGATTTCGACGGTAACGTCGTCGCGGTCGACGAATCGACGGGGGAAGAGCAGTGGACGTACAACACGTTCGGCGCGTACCTCTCGAGTTCGCCGGCCGTCGACGACGACACCGTCTACATCGGCGTCGTTCCGGCCAACTACCCGCAGGGCGGCGAACGAAACGACGCGGAAGTGGTCGCGATCGACCGCCGGAACGGTGGCGAACGGTGGTCGTTCGAGACGGACGTACTAGAAATCGGGAGTAGTCCGGTCGTCACCGACGAACGCGTCTACATCGGTTCTCACAGCCCGGTCGAATCTGAGCCGACGGGCGTTCACGCCCTCACGACCGACGGCGACGAACGGTGGCTGTTCGAAGTCGGCGAGCGAGGCGTGGGCTCGAGTCCGGCACTGGTCGACGGCGTCCTCTACTTCGGCGGCGTCGACAACCGGGTGTATGCCCTGGAGTAA
- a CDS encoding ABC transporter ATP-binding protein has protein sequence MTLLELDDVHSYYGHSHILRGVSMEINDGEVVSLLGRNGAGKTTTLRSIAGATPPEVNSGRIRFDGTDITDMNTEDVIMSGIGLVPEERRLFTDLTVEENLLLSQISQSTWNTIRRKVSPRETNGKSLDELYELFPRLEERREQRAGTLSGGEQQMLSIARTLRLPNVELLMLDEPSEGLAPQIVEAVMNAIETIAAEGTTVLLIEQNVQAALELADRGYVLDMGDIVYEGSAAELRNEDDLDQYLTV, from the coding sequence GTGACTCTCCTCGAACTCGACGACGTTCACTCGTACTACGGCCACAGCCACATCCTCAGGGGAGTTTCGATGGAGATCAACGACGGCGAAGTCGTCTCGCTGCTCGGACGAAACGGCGCCGGCAAGACGACCACGCTCCGCAGCATCGCCGGCGCGACTCCGCCAGAGGTGAACTCCGGTCGGATCCGTTTCGATGGGACGGATATCACCGACATGAATACTGAAGACGTGATCATGAGCGGTATCGGTCTCGTTCCGGAGGAACGTCGTCTCTTTACGGATCTGACCGTCGAGGAGAACCTGTTGCTTTCCCAGATCAGCCAGAGCACGTGGAACACCATCCGTCGGAAGGTCTCGCCGCGCGAGACGAACGGAAAGAGCCTCGACGAGCTGTACGAACTGTTCCCCAGACTGGAAGAGCGAAGGGAACAGCGGGCCGGTACGCTGTCAGGCGGTGAGCAACAGATGCTCTCGATCGCGCGAACCCTTCGGCTTCCGAACGTCGAGCTGTTGATGCTGGACGAGCCGTCGGAAGGGCTCGCTCCGCAGATCGTCGAAGCGGTTATGAACGCGATCGAAACGATCGCCGCTGAGGGAACGACCGTCCTGCTCATCGAACAGAACGTACAGGCCGCACTCGAGCTCGCGGATCGGGGCTACGTTCTGGACATGGGTGACATTGTCTACGAGGGTTCCGCGGCAGAACTTCGGAACGAGGACGATCTGGACCAGTATCTCACCGTCTAA